CATCATTGTCACAAACCGTAATGCATCTTTTGTACCAATAGCAAATAGGGCATCCAGTATTTCTCTTTGAATATAGGGATCAGATGTAGAGTGAAATAGTCCTTTAAGCGGTTTAACTGCCTTTTTACTCTTTATTTTTCCCAATACTGTAATTGCAATACCCACAATATCTGGAAGGGGGTGATGCAGTGCGTGTATAAGTTTTTCTTCAAAGCTGTTAGTAGTATACTTTTGAATATCTGCACCACAAAATGGGCACAGGGGAGCATCAC
The sequence above is drawn from the Spirochaetota bacterium genome and encodes:
- a CDS encoding HEAT repeat domain-containing protein — protein: MVYFCFNCFKQISRDAPLCPFCGADIQKYTTNSFEEKLIHALHHPLPDIVGIAITVLGKIKSKKAVKPLKGLFHSTSDPYIQREILDALFAIGTKDALRFVTMMLAHENVIVRKEAEFLIKKMG